One region of Sphingomonas kaistensis genomic DNA includes:
- a CDS encoding class I SAM-dependent methyltransferase, producing the protein MKFTDLFSGHASLYATARPSYPERVIAELASLAPGRSQAWDAGTGNGQSALLLARNFEYVHATDASEAQIAEAFAHERIHYAVEPAEQCSLPDASCDLILAAQAAHWFDPERFVAEVRRVARPGGIVAAIGYGWWYVDPQVDAIIGERLLKPVEPHWLPGNWMLVDGYRDLRLPGEEVRLTPAAIHLAWERHDVEAYVLSWSVVQKLGTDFTADAFAALREMWPDGEKRHVTMPIVSRVHRL; encoded by the coding sequence ATGAAGTTCACCGACCTCTTCTCAGGCCACGCCTCGCTCTACGCCACCGCCCGGCCGAGCTATCCCGAGCGCGTGATCGCGGAACTGGCGTCACTCGCGCCCGGGCGATCCCAAGCGTGGGACGCAGGAACCGGCAACGGCCAGTCCGCCTTGCTGCTCGCCCGCAATTTTGAGTATGTCCACGCCACCGATGCCAGCGAAGCGCAGATCGCCGAAGCCTTTGCGCACGAGCGGATCCATTATGCGGTCGAGCCGGCCGAGCAGTGCAGCCTGCCCGATGCCAGCTGCGACCTGATCCTCGCCGCGCAGGCGGCCCACTGGTTCGATCCGGAACGCTTCGTCGCCGAGGTCCGGCGCGTGGCAAGGCCCGGCGGCATCGTCGCCGCCATCGGCTACGGCTGGTGGTATGTCGATCCGCAGGTCGATGCGATCATTGGCGAGCGCCTGCTGAAACCGGTCGAGCCGCACTGGTTGCCGGGCAACTGGATGTTGGTCGACGGCTATCGCGACCTAAGGCTGCCCGGTGAGGAAGTGCGCCTGACGCCAGCGGCGATCCACCTCGCGTGGGAGCGGCACGACGTCGAGGCTTATGTCCTCAGCTGGTCGGTGGTGCAGAAGCTGGGAACCGACTTCACCGCCGATGCCTTTGCCGCCTTGCGCGAAATGTGGCCGGACGGGGAGAAGCGGCACGTCACCATGCCGATCGTCAGCCGCGTCCACCGGCTCTGA
- a CDS encoding EAL domain-containing protein — MVPPTASAALIPARRGSDHPATPQPTDIRTDLALEALLAEDTVTIAYQPQLSVATGEVIGVEALARDPGGMTPDTMFARAAAAALGERLSRAVQRKALREMAGWSGPLGKLRLSLNLLPEDIARPGFERWLLDEIAAVGLSPERVTAEITESSLIADPVAAATRLACLRAAGVRIAVDDFGTGYASLAWLTTLPLDMIKIDRGLIIDLVGGRRAQIVVKALIALARELDLQVLVEGVEDPDQLALLKSWNCDYYQGFLGAKAMGEEELAAFLA; from the coding sequence ATGGTACCACCGACAGCGTCAGCCGCCCTGATCCCCGCCCGCCGGGGAAGCGATCACCCAGCCACCCCCCAACCGACCGACATTCGCACCGACCTCGCGCTCGAAGCCCTGCTCGCCGAGGACACGGTGACCATCGCCTATCAACCTCAGCTCAGCGTCGCGACCGGCGAGGTGATCGGGGTCGAGGCGCTCGCCCGCGATCCCGGCGGCATGACGCCAGACACGATGTTCGCCCGGGCCGCCGCCGCCGCCCTTGGCGAGCGCCTTTCGCGCGCGGTCCAGCGCAAGGCCCTGCGGGAGATGGCGGGCTGGAGCGGTCCGCTCGGCAAGCTGCGCCTGTCGCTCAATCTCCTGCCCGAGGATATCGCCCGGCCCGGCTTCGAGCGCTGGCTGCTCGACGAGATCGCCGCCGTCGGCCTCAGCCCAGAGCGGGTCACGGCCGAGATCACCGAATCCAGCCTGATCGCCGATCCGGTTGCTGCCGCCACCCGCCTTGCTTGCCTGCGCGCCGCGGGCGTGCGCATCGCGGTTGACGATTTCGGCACCGGCTATGCCAGCCTCGCCTGGCTGACCACGCTGCCGCTGGACATGATCAAGATCGACCGGGGGCTGATCATCGACCTGGTTGGCGGGCGCCGCGCGCAGATCGTGGTCAAGGCGCTGATCGCGCTTGCGCGCGAACTCGACCTGCAGGTGCTGGTCGAAGGGGTCGAGGATCCGGACCAGCTGGCGCTGCTCAAGTCGTGGAACTGCGATTATTATCAGGGTTTCCTCGGCGCCAAGGCGATGGGCGAGGAGGAGCTGGCCGCGTTCCTGGCATGA
- a CDS encoding NAD kinase, translating to MSAEVPQDRPARQDLTAAGIALVASRGEAAQAAAAMLRRRYHFAEEREARVLVALGGDGFMLHTLHQMLDGGEARPVFGINRGTVGFLMNEWRLDCLGERIADAKAVTVAPLSMRARTVHGDEWTHAAINEVSLLRETRQAAKIEVSLNGRVVLPELVADGVLVATPAGSTAYNFSARGPILPLSAPLLALTPIAPFRPRRWSGAILPDEARISFRVLEPADRLVSAVADQFEVRDVEEVEIALDHDRSLTLLFDPDQALDERIAAEQFAT from the coding sequence TTGAGCGCTGAAGTTCCGCAGGACCGCCCTGCCCGCCAGGACCTGACCGCGGCCGGGATCGCGCTGGTCGCAAGCCGCGGCGAAGCGGCACAGGCGGCCGCGGCCATGTTGCGCCGCCGCTACCATTTCGCGGAGGAACGCGAGGCGCGGGTGCTGGTGGCGCTCGGCGGTGACGGCTTCATGCTCCACACCTTACACCAAATGCTTGACGGTGGCGAAGCTCGGCCGGTGTTCGGGATCAATCGCGGCACCGTCGGCTTCCTGATGAACGAATGGCGGCTCGATTGCCTGGGCGAGCGGATCGCCGATGCTAAGGCGGTGACGGTCGCCCCGCTGAGCATGCGCGCCCGCACCGTGCATGGCGACGAATGGACCCATGCCGCGATCAACGAAGTCTCGCTGCTGCGCGAAACGCGGCAGGCGGCCAAGATCGAAGTCAGCCTGAACGGCCGGGTGGTGCTCCCGGAACTGGTCGCGGACGGGGTGCTGGTAGCGACGCCGGCGGGCTCCACCGCCTATAATTTCTCCGCAAGAGGCCCGATCCTGCCGCTGTCCGCGCCGTTGCTGGCCCTGACCCCCATCGCGCCGTTCCGTCCGCGGCGGTGGAGCGGGGCGATCCTGCCGGACGAAGCGCGGATCTCGTTCCGGGTGCTGGAGCCGGCCGATCGGCTGGTTTCCGCGGTCGCCGACCAGTTCGAGGTACGTGACGTCGAGGAGGTCGAGATCGCGCTCGACCACGACCGCTCGCTGACCTTGCTGTTCGATCCCGACCAGGCGCTGGACGAACGAATCGCTGCCGAACAATTTGCCACCTGA
- a CDS encoding efflux transporter outer membrane subunit, giving the protein MTQRLLLIAASALALAACASGPNYAARLNSATAEAPFLGAGTPLVSAAQPAGDWWRLYRDPVLDGLVADALSANTDVRVAVGRLQRARALVRQSRAAREPQIGASAGAQVGRSPQAIASGQDGTDLQLDAGLSVAYEVDLAGRIGRSIEAARGDAAAAAFEADAVRVLVVADTTRAYADAAAAAERIAVAQRIVGLLDRSLALTERRRVVGLATGLDTARIAALRDQRQAEVPLLEAERTAALLQLATLTGRAPRDLPAVAAARTDTLALDSPIPVGDGAGLLARRPDVRAAERRLAAATARIGVATADLYPSISLGGSVGGSGTSVSNLFNPVSWLVGPLLNWTVNRSATRARIAAAEADSQVALAQFDGSILTALQETETALSAYQRAQQRRTALASARTQAEAVVRRTRALQREGQISSLELLDAERTFADAEATLAEGEARIVSAQIDLFRALGGNWQG; this is encoded by the coding sequence ATGACCCAGCGCCTGCTGCTGATCGCCGCCTCGGCCCTTGCCCTCGCCGCCTGTGCAAGCGGTCCGAACTATGCCGCCCGGCTAAACTCCGCGACTGCCGAAGCTCCGTTTCTCGGCGCCGGCACCCCATTGGTCAGCGCCGCCCAGCCGGCGGGGGACTGGTGGCGCCTGTACCGCGACCCGGTTCTCGACGGCCTGGTTGCCGACGCCCTTTCCGCCAACACCGACGTGCGCGTCGCGGTGGGTCGATTGCAGCGCGCCAGGGCGCTCGTCCGGCAGAGCCGCGCGGCGCGGGAGCCGCAGATCGGCGCCAGTGCCGGTGCGCAGGTCGGTCGCTCCCCGCAGGCCATCGCGTCCGGGCAGGACGGAACCGACCTCCAGCTCGATGCAGGCCTGAGCGTCGCTTACGAGGTTGATCTCGCCGGGCGCATCGGCCGCTCGATCGAAGCTGCGCGGGGCGATGCCGCGGCCGCCGCCTTCGAGGCCGACGCGGTCCGCGTCCTGGTCGTCGCCGACACGACGCGGGCCTATGCTGACGCCGCTGCGGCCGCCGAGCGGATTGCCGTCGCACAGCGGATCGTGGGCTTGCTCGATCGCTCGCTTGCACTGACCGAGCGCCGCCGCGTGGTCGGCCTTGCGACCGGTCTCGACACGGCGCGCATCGCCGCGCTGCGCGACCAGCGCCAGGCCGAGGTGCCGCTGCTGGAGGCCGAGCGGACCGCCGCGTTGCTGCAGCTCGCGACCCTCACCGGCCGCGCCCCGCGCGATCTGCCGGCCGTCGCCGCCGCACGCACTGACACGCTGGCGCTCGACAGCCCGATTCCCGTCGGCGACGGCGCCGGATTGCTCGCCCGGCGCCCCGACGTGCGCGCCGCCGAACGCCGCCTCGCCGCCGCCACCGCGCGGATCGGGGTCGCCACCGCCGACCTGTATCCCAGCATTTCGCTCGGTGGCTCGGTCGGCGGCAGCGGGACCAGCGTCTCGAACCTGTTCAATCCGGTCAGCTGGCTGGTCGGGCCGTTGCTCAACTGGACGGTAAATCGCTCGGCCACCCGCGCCCGCATTGCCGCGGCGGAGGCCGACAGCCAGGTCGCGCTGGCCCAGTTCGACGGCAGCATCCTCACCGCGCTGCAGGAAACCGAAACCGCGCTGTCAGCCTATCAGCGTGCCCAGCAGCGCCGCACCGCGCTCGCCTCCGCCCGGACCCAGGCCGAAGCGGTCGTCCGCCGCACCCGCGCGCTTCAGCGTGAAGGCCAGATCAGCTCGCTCGAACTGCTCGACGCCGAACGCACCTTCGCCGACGCCGAAGCAACGCTGGCGGAAGGGGAGGCGCGGATCGTCAGTGCGCAGATCGACCTGTTCCGTGCGCTGGGCGGCAATTGGCAAGGCTGA